From the genome of Papaver somniferum cultivar HN1 chromosome 2, ASM357369v1, whole genome shotgun sequence, one region includes:
- the LOC113351546 gene encoding probable receptor-like protein kinase At5g24010 encodes MEMKTLKTIYFILYLSSLYFLSLAVFTPIDNYLIDCGGSDNNPIVVDNQYFIGDASNLGSAFVSPTPKIFLKNPNPSPGLSPLYHTARVFRKVSNYEFQIKKKGLYLVRLHFFPFTSQNYDLKNGLFDVLVNGFFSLNNFSTKDTTLKEFIVKPKDDKVEILFKPLGKSGFGFVNAIEVFSAPDDLIKDQETKYISSSTVEEFQKGFLSTNILEVVHRINVGGVRKITPFNDTLWRTWIPDVEYLVIKDAALSRSQNGPANYKVGEATREIAPDYVYNTAQVMNKMNAIPNANFNITWRLPVNPGTSDKYLIRMHFCDFMGLPQLYFDVYLNGNSAVQNLDLSAETAPGLAVPYYIDFVVDSDHLDSVHASVGKSDMSTPANVNAILNGLEMMKMINKTGLDLTGGWSKKNVKVLVGSILGGFVFLSFVILAIFFLFKRRNKERKLKPAETWTSLPVYAGNSSSKVSAGSRSPYTNANLALKISFSEVQFATNNFDEKLIIGSGGFGMVYKGVLRNNMEVAVKRGGRSSGQGLPEFQTEIMVLSKIRHLHLVSLVCYCEDQSEMILVYQFMDKGPLKNHLYGSGLPPLTWKQRLEICIGSARGLHYLHTGSAQGIIHRDVKSSNILLDENYVAKVADFGLSRSGPCLDETHLSTGVKGSFGYLDPEYFRLQKLTDKSDVYSFGVLFEVLCARPAIDPQLSRDQMNLAEWAMLWQKKGLLEQIIDPQLVGKIDPKSLNKYGDTAEKCLSDYGVDRPSMGDVLWNLEYALQLQEKGVEREPHEDSINDATDLPLLRAIPRISSVQSSDQDNEDGRSDLTASGVFSQLITSDGR; translated from the coding sequence ATGGAGATGAAAACTCTCAAGACTATCTATTTTATCCTCTATCTCTCATctctttattttctctctctggCAGTTTTTACTCCTATTGATAATTATCTGATCGACTGTGGTGGTTCAGATAATAACCCCATTGTTGTTGATAATCAGTATTTCATTGGAGATGCATCAAATTTGGGTTCAGCTTTTGTCTCTCCAACCCCGAAAATCTTtctgaaaaacccaaacccatcTCCTGGATTATCACCATTATATCATACAGCTAGAGTTTTCAGAAAAGTCTCCAATTATGAATTTCAGATCAAGAAGAAGGGCTTATATCTGGTACGTCTTCATTTTTTTCCTTTCACTTCACAGAATTATGATCTTAAAAATGGTTTGTTCGATGTTTTGGTTAATGGATTTTTTAGTCTAAATAACTTTAGTACGAAGGATACTACTTTAAAGGAGTTTATAGTAAAGCCCAAGGATGATAAAGTTGAAATCTTGTTCAAACCATTGGGTAAATCAGGGTTCGGATTTGTTAATGCAATTGAAGTATTCTCTGCTCCTGATGATCTTATcaaagaccaagaaactaaatatATTAgctcatcaacagttgaagagtTCCAAAAAGGTTTCTTATCTACAAATATATTGGAAGTAGTTCATAGAATTAATGTTGGAGGTGTTAGAAAAATTACACCATTTAATGATACTCTTTGGAGGACTTGGATCCCAGACGTAGAGTATCTGGTTATCAAAGACGCGGCACTGTCCCGTTCTCAAAATGGTCCAGCTAATTATAAAGTTGGAGAAGCAACTAGAGAGATTGCACCTGATTATGTTTACAATACTGCTCAGGTGATGAACAAAATGAATGCAATTCCAAATGCAAATTTCAACATAACATGGAGGTTGCCTGTGAATCCAGGGACTTCTGATAAATACCTAATTCGGATGCATTTTTGCGATTTTATGGGACTGCCTCAGCTCTACTTCGATGTCTATCTGAACGGAAACTCAGCTGTACAGAATCTGGATTTATCAGCTGAAACAGCCCCTGGTTTAGCAGTACCTTATTATATCGACTTTGTCGTCGACTCTGATCATTTAGATTCCGTACATGCCAGTGTTGGTAAATCTGATATGAGTACCCCTGCAAACGTCAATGCTATACTAAATGGATtagagatgatgaagatgattaatAAAACAGGCTTAGACTTGACAGGAGGATGGAGTAAGAAAAATGTCAAGGTTTTGGTGGGTTCAATTCTAggaggatttgtctttctatctttTGTTATACTGGCAATATTCTTTTTATTCAAGCGCCGAAACAAGGAGCGGAAGTTAAAGCCGGCTGAAACTTGGACATCTTTACCTGTGTATGCTGGGAATTCAAGTAGTAAGGTGTCTGCAGGCTCCCGCTCTCCTTACACAAATGCAAACCTGGCCTTGAAAATTTCCTTTTCCGAAGTACAGTTTGCTACAAACAACTTCGACGAGAAGTTGATTATCGGTTCTGGGGGTTTTGGAATGGTATATAAAGGGGTGCTTAGAAATAACATGGAAGTAGCAGTGAAACGAGGAGGACGAAGTTCTGGGCAAGGCCTACCAGAGTTCCAGACAGAGATCATGGTATTATCAAAgattcgtcatcttcatcttgtATCCCTAGTTTGCTATTGCGAAGACCAGTCAGAGATGATTCTAGTGTATCAGTTCATGGACAAAGGACCGTTAAAAAATCATTTATATGGCTCTGGGTTACCACCTTTGACATGGAAGCAACGACTTGAGATATGCATCGGCTCAGCAAGAGGTCTACATTACCTGCACACAGGTTCTGCACAAGGAATCATACATCGAGATGTCAAATCATCCAACATATTGCTCGATGAGAATTATGTAGCTAAAGTTGCTGATTTTGGTCTTTCTAGGTCAGGACCATGTCTTGACGAGACCCATTTAAGCACTGGAGTGAAAGGAAGTTTTGGGTATTTGGATCCAGAATATTTTAGACTGCAGAAGCTTACAGACAAGTCGGATGTATATTCATTTGGTGTACTTTTCGAAGTACTCTGCGCAAGACCAGCAATTGATCCTCAACTCTCTAGAGATCAAATGAACTTAGCAGAATGGGCAATGTTATGGCAAAAGAAAGGACTTCTCGAGCAAATAATTGATCCTCAACTCGTGGGTAAGATTGATCCGAAATCTTTGAACAAGTATGGAGACACAGCTGAAAAATGTTTGTCTGACTACGGTGTCGATCGTCCTTCAATGGGTGATGTACTGTGGAATTTGGAATATGCCTTGCAACTTCAGGAGAAGGGAGTTGAGAGAGAACCCCACGAGGACAGCATAAACGATGCAACTGATCTTCCACTACTCCGTGCAATTCCACGTATTTCTTCGGTTCAGTCAAGTGATCAGGATAATGAAGATGGGCGTTCAGATTTAACGGCAAGCGGAGTTTTTTCACAATTGATAACCAGTGACGGTAGATAG
- the LOC113348281 gene encoding uncharacterized protein LOC113348281 produces the protein MEGLMVENQANLVPHTPGTGRYAVLKFDDLTNSRAPRDLGAKLIGISHSYMVVFPYGSVTMFNVHDHEIDRHLEIIKRHASGSLPEMFKCSGDLPVPRNYFDYEVREKPDLQTWMQGGPNYIMLQHLNIDGICTIGSVLGQSVALDYYCRLVDQLVNEYSGVNFRLEASGACKKGIKQTILLCEMEDIAIAIYRFGLSERSDIAWEDDTKYSQMLDYLLDNFNMVERFEGLDRKFKIGELLLGLLHRIMERLSHLNKQETVTRLESACIDQREKKSKGFRLSRTKTEYTRCEFSDARAEDRDVILHGQ, from the exons ATGGAAGGGTTAATGGTTGAGAATCAAGCCAATTTGGTCCCCCATACTCCAGGAACTGGCAGATATGCTGTTCTAAAATTTGACGACCTTACTAATTCTCGTGCTCCTCGA GATTTGGGGGCTAAGTTAATTGGAATTTCTCACTCTTACATGGTGGTTTTCCCATATGGATCCGTCACGATGTTTAATGTGCATGATCACGAAATTGATAGGCACCTGGAAATTATCAAAAGACATGCTTCAGGGTCGCTGCCTGAAATGTTTAAGTGCAGTGGAGACTTGCCGGTGCCACGGAATTACTTCG ATTACGAGGTGAGAGAAAAGCCGGATTTACAAACGTGGATGCAAGGTGGGCCAAACTATATAATGCTGCAGCACTTGAACATTGATGGTATCTGTACGATTGGTAGTGTTCTTGGCCAAAGTGTTGCTCTTGATTACTACTGTCGCCTG GTTGATCAATTGGTTAACGAATATTCAGGCGTAAATTTTCGATTGGAGGCAAGTGGTGCTTGTAAAAAAGGGATAAAGCAGACGATACTGCTCTGCGAGATGGAGGACATTGCAATTGCTATTTATAGGTTTGGGCTATCTGAGAG ATCAGATATTGCTTGGGAAGATGACACCAAGTACTCACAAATGTTGGACTACCTTCTGGACAACTTTAACATGGTTGAGAGATTTGAGGGATTGGATCGTAAGTTCAAGATTGGAGAG ttgctcttagggttGCTACACAGGATTATGGAGAGACTTTCTCACTTGAATAAACAAGAAACAG TCACGAGGCTTGAAAGTGCATGCATAGACCAAAGAGAGAAAAAATCCAAGGGTTTCAGACTTAGTAGGACTAAAACCGAGTATACGAGGTGTGAGTTCAGCGATGCTAGAGCAGAGGATAGAGATGTCATTTTGCACGGGCAGTAA
- the LOC113348282 gene encoding protein LIKE COV 1-like — MGDEKSPIVMANRDRELLIPVADDNSIHHDESSSKPSSSSASSSHHSGREAFYKVVRSWASKKFMTGCVILLPIAITFYITWWFIHFVDGFFSPIYAHLGINIFGLGFVTSIMFIFLVGVFMSSWLGASILSLGEWFIKRMPFVRHIYNASKQISSAISPDQNTQAFKEVAIIRHPRIGEYAFGFITSSLVLQNYSGEEELFCVYVPTNHLYLGDIFLVNCKDVIRPNLSVREGIEIVVSGGMSMPQILSTLETQSIPDRSRPGRN; from the exons ATGGGCGATGAGAAATCGCCTATAGTAATGGCAAATAGAGATCGTGAACTTCTCATACCAGTTGCAGATGATAATTCTATTCACCACGATGAATCATCTTCCAAGCCTTCTTCTTCATCCGCTTCTTCTTCTCATCACTCTGGTCGCGAG GCTTTCTACAAAGTTGTGAGAAGCTGGGCATCGAAAAAATTCATGACCGGATG TGTCATCTTATTGCCAATAGCAATCACATTTTATATCACATGGTGGTTTATTCATTTCGTGGATGGCTTTTTCTCTCCAATCTATGCTCATCTGGGAATCAACATCTTCG GTCTTGGATTCGTGACCTCCATAATGTTTATCTTCTTGGTTGGTGTGTTCATGTCATCGTGGTTGGGGGCATCAATCCTGAGCCTTGGGGAATGGTTTATCAAAAGAATGCCATTTGTTCGCCATATTTACAACGCGTCCAAGCAAATTAGTTCTGCCATATCTCCAG ACCAGAACACCCAAGCCTTTAAGGAAGTAGCCATCATAAGGCATCCACGTATCGGTGAATATGCATTTGGGTTTATCACCTCATCTCTTGTTCTTCAG AATTATTCTGGAGAAGAGGAGCTATTCTGTGTCTATGTTCCGACGAACCATCTATACCTTGGGGATATATTCTTAGTCAATTGCAAAGATGTCATCAGACCAAATTTATCGGTCCGTGAAGGAATTG AGATTGTTGTATCTGGGGGAATGTCCATGCCGCAGATTCTTTCGACACTGGAGACCCAGTCAATTCCGGACAGAAGTAGACCTGGCAGGAATTAA